A stretch of the Neodiprion lecontei isolate iyNeoLeco1 chromosome 4, iyNeoLeco1.1, whole genome shotgun sequence genome encodes the following:
- the LOC107224003 gene encoding uncharacterized oxidoreductase YjmC translates to MKIGRTLLSKLSRGIDQVMDNLGRTVASQTSPTRENSSSATSSVLKEDEKPRTMVAPKEEVIRYIADSLMKVGASKEDAVTVGEHLFTADYRGHFSHGMNRMEMYVQDVVKKLTDPKAKPRIITDFKAVATVDGMNGFGQVTGKYCMELAMKKAKEYGIGMVACRGSNHYGIAGYYSLMAMSENLFGFSCTNTSPLMAPTRSRAAALGTNPISLGARGSTSNDDFVLDMATTCVALGKMELASRKGEPIPEGWALGADGKPTVDAAEAVRTACLMPLGGEERNSGYKGYGMALMVEVLCGILTGSKFGPNIRKWDSSSGDVVADLGHCFLAIDPDAFVPGSRDRLTDLVGLLRGLPTAGDMPVLIPGDPERGHMRKVDREGGITYHDNQIKASKLFAEKLGVQPMRLVEKTI, encoded by the exons ATGAAAATTGGGAGAACACTGCTTTCCAAACTTTCAAGGGGAATCGACCAAGTGATGGATAATTTGGGACGGACCGTCGCTTCGCAGACTTCGCCGACCCGCGAAAACTCGTCATCAGCGACGTCGTCGGTGCTCAAGGAGGACGAAAAACCGAGGACGATGGTGGCGCCGAAGGAAGAGGTCATTCGGTACATCGCCGATTCCCTGATGAAGGTCGGCGCCAGTAAAGAGGACGCCGTAACCGTAGGCGAACATTTGTTCACGGCCGATTATAGGGGCCACTTTAGCCACGGCATGAACCGCATGGAGATGTACGTTCAGGACGTGGTCAAAAAGTTGACCGATCCCAAGGCTAAACCTCGAATAATAACCGACTTCAAG GCAGTAGCAACGGTGGACGGAATGAACGGTTTTGGACAAGTCACGGGTAAGTACTGCATGGAGTTGGCAATGAAGAAGGCGAAGGAGTACGGAATAGGAATGGTGGCGTGCCGAGGTTCGAACCACTACGGAATAGCGGGCTACTACTCGCTGATGGCGATGTCGGAAAACCTATTCGGCTTCTCGTGCACGAACACGAGTCCACTGATGGCTCCAACGCGAAGTCGGGCCGCGGCGCTGGGAACGAATCCCATATCGTTGGGGGCCCGGGGCTCAACGTCGAACGACGACTTCGTCTTGGACATGGCGACGACCTGTGTTGCCCTCGGTAAAATGGAGCTCGCCTCCCGCAAGGGGGAGCCGATTCCCGAAGGCTGGGCTCTAGGTGCGGATGGAAAGCCGACCGTCGACGCAGCCGAAGCCGTCAGAACCGCTTGCCTCATGCCGCTCGGTGGCGAGGAACGAAACTCGGGTTACAAAGGCTACGGGATGGCGCTGATGGTCGAGGTTCTCTGCGGCATACTGACCGGCAGTAAATTCGGCCCCAATATAAGAAAATGGGACTCGAGTTCGGGCGACGTTGTCGCCGATCTGGGACACTGCTTCCTCGCCATCGATCCCGACGCTTTTGTCCCCGGCTCCAGGGACCGTCTTACGGATTTGGTCGGACTGCTCAGGGGCCTTCCAACCGCCGGTGATATGCCCGTTTTGATACCAGGTGATCCGGAGAGGGGACACATGCGGAAAGTCGATCGCGAGGGTGGAATTACTTATCACGATAATCAAATCAAGGCCTCGAAATTGTTCGCCGAAAAACTGGGCGTTCAACCGATGAGACTCGtggaaaaaacaatttga